From the genome of Gracilinanus agilis isolate LMUSP501 chromosome 2, AgileGrace, whole genome shotgun sequence, one region includes:
- the C2H15orf40 gene encoding UPF0235 protein C15orf40 homolog, giving the protein MLFLFRWAERARLGAEAAASLTSSTRMPKKGKGQSKEPAKPLPPTGPVAVDQSGSITIAIHAKPGSKQNAITDVTTENVSVAIAAPPSEGEANAELCRYLSKVLEIRKSDVILDKGGKSREKVVKILASTTPEEILEKLKRQAEAP; this is encoded by the exons ATGCTCTTCCTCTTCCGCTGGGCTGAGAGGGCCCGGCTCGGCGCGGAGGCAGCCGCTAGTCTCACTTCTAGCACGAGGATGCCAAAGAAG GGGAAAGGCCAGAGTAAGGAGCCAGCAAAACCACTTCCTCCTACTGGACCTGTAGCAGTTGATCAGAGTGGTTCCATCACAATAGCTATTCATGCCAAACCTGGCTCCAAACAAAATGCTATAACAG ATGTGACAACTGAAAATGTAAGTGTAGCTATTGCTGCACCTCCATCAGAAGGGGAAGCTAATGCAGAACTATGTCGATATCTTTCCAAGGTCCTGGAAATTAGGAAGAGTGATGTTATCTTAGATAAG GGTGGTAAATCTCGTGAAAAAGTGGTTAAGATCTTGGCATCTACAACTCCAGAAGAGATTTTGGAGAAATTGAAAAGGCAAGCAGAAGCTccctaa